In one window of Thermodesulfobacteriota bacterium DNA:
- the gspD gene encoding type II secretion system secretin GspD, translating into MTENMASHKPLSGGVFCALALCGALLLPGLSHAEEASARPFFTSDEVTITPILEEKRISPDDAHRIAAEAAPETTAPGDGPVKGVSPDQVPSQELVPEEASGGMAPSSESPSDNVMEGPDTHHGLPPLSRSGPDQELRPGRGLRPAAGSAMLNFNDAGLREVLRTIGELTGENFIIAPGINARVSVETVRPVRREDMLAILESILEVNGLSAVKSGDYYKVVPASGGRQHPGNILSKKDPGEISLASGLTTIVVPLHFISANDMLAVLKPMLSSAGSITALPRSNTLVITDGSARGRGMIELIKSLDVDAFERVEIAMVPVRNADARALYGELEEILSAVGIGKDDAQLAVVPLERLNSIIVLSSGKELMESVAGWIARLDTASPAGSTSIHVYYARNDMASNLMAVLEEVYGGGPSSRTGAAPPAPANIAPIPEQAQVRGALRSGDRARILLYEPANALIINAPQGEYLKMLGTLNELDKFPRQVLIEALIAEIKLDESTRFGIQWSLLSGEANLQQNTGIVPNPTLADPRAPIIPPIGAPAPSGLSVLATDASRFFAAIQALASEGKVDILSNPHIMVKNYEKASINVGSDEPVSTQSTQNAVTGTAGIIQNIEYRKTGVILTVVPYITETGKVAMTIRQEVSDRSTDRVIGNATYPSFTKREAETSVVASDGETLVIGGLIQERFDSSSSGIPVLSRVPVIGNLFKFSSRSKSKTELVILIKPTVVAGPGDAASATREFRDKLPALRKQLREKGKNS; encoded by the coding sequence ATGACGGAAAACATGGCGTCCCATAAGCCGCTCTCCGGCGGCGTCTTTTGTGCGCTCGCGCTCTGCGGGGCGCTCCTTTTACCGGGCCTCTCGCATGCAGAGGAGGCTTCAGCAAGGCCATTTTTCACATCAGACGAGGTCACAATAACGCCCATCCTTGAAGAGAAAAGAATTTCCCCTGATGATGCTCATCGAATTGCCGCGGAGGCCGCCCCGGAAACGACCGCCCCCGGAGACGGCCCGGTCAAGGGGGTTTCGCCGGACCAGGTCCCTTCTCAAGAGCTTGTCCCGGAGGAGGCTTCCGGCGGTATGGCGCCGTCATCCGAGAGTCCTTCAGATAATGTGATGGAGGGTCCCGACACCCATCACGGGCTTCCTCCGCTCAGCCGGTCAGGCCCGGACCAGGAGCTCCGGCCAGGCAGGGGCTTGAGGCCCGCAGCCGGCAGTGCCATGCTTAACTTCAACGACGCCGGCCTCCGGGAAGTGCTCCGCACAATAGGCGAGCTCACCGGCGAGAACTTCATAATCGCTCCGGGCATAAACGCCAGGGTGTCTGTCGAGACGGTGAGGCCGGTGCGGCGCGAAGACATGCTTGCCATACTCGAATCGATACTGGAGGTGAACGGCCTTTCGGCAGTGAAATCCGGGGACTATTACAAGGTCGTCCCGGCATCGGGCGGAAGGCAGCATCCAGGGAACATCCTGAGCAAAAAGGACCCGGGGGAGATAAGCCTTGCAAGCGGCCTAACGACCATCGTAGTGCCGCTTCATTTCATATCGGCCAACGACATGCTTGCAGTCCTTAAGCCCATGCTCTCAAGCGCGGGTAGCATAACCGCGCTGCCAAGGTCGAATACCCTTGTGATAACCGATGGCTCGGCCAGGGGCAGGGGCATGATAGAGCTCATCAAAAGCCTCGACGTGGACGCCTTCGAGAGGGTGGAGATAGCGATGGTCCCGGTAAGGAACGCGGACGCAAGGGCCCTTTACGGCGAGCTTGAGGAGATCCTCTCGGCCGTCGGCATCGGCAAGGATGACGCGCAGCTTGCGGTCGTGCCGCTTGAGCGCCTTAATAGCATCATCGTCCTCTCTTCAGGCAAGGAGTTGATGGAGTCCGTGGCCGGGTGGATAGCCCGGCTCGATACCGCTTCCCCGGCCGGGTCGACTTCGATTCACGTTTATTACGCCAGGAACGACATGGCCTCGAACCTTATGGCCGTGCTCGAGGAGGTCTACGGAGGCGGCCCTTCGTCCCGGACCGGCGCAGCCCCTCCTGCCCCGGCGAACATAGCTCCCATACCTGAGCAGGCTCAGGTGCGCGGCGCACTGCGATCCGGCGACCGGGCCAGGATACTGCTATACGAGCCTGCCAACGCGCTCATCATAAACGCCCCACAGGGAGAGTACCTCAAGATGCTGGGTACGCTAAACGAGCTCGATAAGTTCCCCAGGCAGGTGCTCATCGAGGCGCTCATCGCGGAGATAAAGCTCGATGAGAGCACGAGGTTCGGCATACAGTGGTCGCTCCTTTCGGGCGAGGCGAACCTTCAGCAGAATACCGGGATTGTGCCAAACCCCACGCTTGCCGACCCGAGGGCGCCTATAATACCTCCCATAGGCGCTCCTGCGCCATCCGGGCTGTCGGTACTCGCTACCGACGCGAGCAGGTTCTTCGCGGCCATACAGGCCCTTGCCTCGGAGGGCAAGGTGGACATATTGAGCAACCCGCATATCATGGTTAAGAACTACGAGAAGGCGTCCATAAACGTCGGGAGCGACGAGCCAGTCTCGACCCAGTCTACCCAGAACGCGGTAACCGGCACCGCCGGAATTATCCAGAATATCGAGTACAGGAAAACGGGCGTGATACTCACGGTCGTGCCTTACATAACGGAGACCGGCAAGGTAGCCATGACCATCAGACAGGAGGTGAGCGACAGGTCAACTGACAGGGTTATAGGGAACGCCACCTATCCGTCCTTCACGAAGAGGGAGGCCGAGACCTCGGTAGTTGCCTCCGACGGTGAAACGCTCGTCATAGGCGGGCTCATACAGGAGAGGTTCGATTCCTCCTCGAGCGGGATACCGGTCTTGAGCAGGGTGCCAGTAATCGGGAACCTTTTCAAGTTCAGCAGCAGATCCAAAAGCAAGACAGAGCTCGTGATACTCATAAAGCCCACTGTGGTTGCCGGGCCCGGGGACGCGGCCTCGGCAACACGCGAGTTCAGGGACAAGCTCCCCGCCCTCAGGAAACAGCTGAGGGAAAAAGGGAAAAACAGCTGA
- the gspM gene encoding type II secretion system protein GspM, giving the protein MRGGDGLRSRAGKVPSAVYLLAAALVAFLAAGSVSEYYSGMKEEARLKSGELVVWADLVDRADELEELVEKKTEELQKLEEGLLPGTTPSLGAAHLQGAFRDHSARSGIRISSERALKTVDRGRYVGVPVEFRFRAGISELKELLSDMKGSSPAMGVRSVRIRSRGEREPGRLDVTLVVEGVIRKVELAS; this is encoded by the coding sequence ATGCGCGGAGGTGACGGGCTCCGGTCCCGGGCCGGGAAAGTGCCTTCGGCGGTATACCTTCTGGCCGCTGCGCTTGTCGCGTTCCTGGCCGCAGGCTCGGTTTCCGAGTATTACTCAGGCATGAAAGAGGAGGCCCGGTTGAAGAGCGGGGAGCTTGTCGTCTGGGCCGACCTCGTCGACCGAGCCGATGAACTGGAGGAGCTTGTGGAGAAAAAGACGGAGGAGCTTCAAAAGCTCGAAGAGGGGCTTCTTCCCGGCACGACGCCGTCGCTCGGGGCCGCGCACCTTCAGGGCGCGTTCAGGGACCATTCCGCCAGGAGCGGCATAAGGATATCTTCCGAGCGCGCCCTCAAGACCGTTGACAGGGGGAGATACGTCGGCGTGCCGGTTGAGTTCCGGTTCAGGGCCGGCATCTCGGAATTGAAGGAGCTCCTTTCGGATATGAAGGGCTCCAGTCCGGCAATGGGAGTAAGGTCGGTAAGGATACGGTCGCGGGGAGAGCGCGAGCCCGGAAGGCTTGACGTTACGCTCGTGGTCGAAGGGGTCATAAGGAAAGTGGAGCTTGCGAGCTGA
- a CDS encoding type II secretion system protein GspK encodes MKAARASERGLSLVLVLWLLALMFLIAPGFVYTMRIESAATSSFEDEASAWALAVAGVYMAAAEVSADYEVVASSEAGLVFLEKTSDGFHPLPSKREFKLGEGTVSYGIEDERAKVNLNTAQRGVIDELLRLSGADKAARDSITDSIIDWRDENGDYHMNGAEDDYYGSLPFPYGSKDGPFDFTEELLLVKGVSREFFYGRDGGNGGIGRLVTVHGDGRLNLNTAGETVLSAVYGPGVANEILLKRKTEGFMSIRSHGGLVTSEFFVATSTGEKGGIRYTIEAAIAKKPGGKDAVFISWREHGVGYR; translated from the coding sequence TTGAAGGCCGCCCGCGCTTCCGAAAGAGGCCTCTCGCTCGTGCTGGTCTTATGGCTCCTTGCGCTCATGTTCCTCATAGCGCCTGGGTTCGTGTACACGATGAGGATTGAAAGCGCCGCGACATCGAGCTTCGAGGACGAGGCCTCTGCATGGGCGCTCGCGGTGGCAGGGGTGTACATGGCGGCTGCCGAGGTCTCGGCAGACTACGAGGTGGTGGCGTCAAGCGAGGCCGGGCTCGTGTTCCTTGAAAAGACTTCGGACGGATTTCATCCGCTTCCTTCCAAAAGGGAGTTCAAGCTGGGAGAGGGCACGGTCTCATACGGAATAGAGGACGAGCGGGCCAAGGTAAACCTGAACACGGCCCAGCGGGGTGTAATCGACGAGCTTCTGCGCCTTTCCGGAGCGGACAAGGCCGCGAGGGACTCGATAACCGATTCCATAATCGACTGGCGTGACGAAAACGGCGACTATCACATGAACGGCGCCGAGGACGACTATTACGGCTCGCTGCCTTTCCCCTACGGCTCAAAGGACGGCCCTTTCGATTTCACGGAAGAGCTGCTGCTCGTGAAGGGCGTAAGCCGGGAGTTCTTTTACGGGCGGGACGGCGGGAATGGCGGCATCGGGAGGCTCGTTACCGTGCACGGGGACGGCAGACTGAACCTCAATACCGCGGGCGAGACGGTGCTTTCGGCCGTTTACGGGCCCGGGGTCGCGAACGAGATACTCCTCAAGAGAAAGACCGAGGGCTTCATGAGTATCAGGTCGCACGGCGGGCTCGTCACCTCGGAGTTCTTCGTCGCTACCTCGACCGGCGAAAAGGGCGGCATCCGGTACACGATAGAGGCCGCCATAGCGAAAAAGCCCGGCGGAAAGGACGCGGTCTTCATCTCCTGGCGCGAGCATGGGGTCGGGTACCGTTGA
- a CDS encoding prepilin-type N-terminal cleavage/methylation domain-containing protein, with amino-acid sequence MDKRGFTLLEVLISISVVAVIALTALAALRFGLGVWESGDRAAEEAFMKRYVSGEMRKTLASAYPYRDGEGEIIFLGGPESIAFVTSGRTVSPGVPWGGAVLIRYSATGEGLLLEESALPLADGGGKRSVVAGAAAALEFAYFGDGAWRDEWDAALTKKLPQMVRVRLSGNSGAPVSFETALMAGKGSGAGD; translated from the coding sequence GTGGATAAAAGGGGATTCACCCTTTTGGAGGTCCTAATCTCAATCTCGGTCGTCGCTGTAATCGCCCTTACCGCCCTTGCAGCCCTGAGGTTCGGGCTAGGGGTCTGGGAGAGCGGCGACAGGGCGGCGGAAGAGGCGTTCATGAAAAGGTATGTCTCGGGCGAGATGAGGAAAACGCTCGCGTCAGCTTACCCATACAGGGACGGGGAAGGGGAAATCATCTTCCTCGGCGGCCCGGAAAGCATCGCCTTCGTCACTTCGGGGAGGACCGTTTCTCCCGGCGTGCCCTGGGGCGGCGCGGTGCTCATACGGTATTCGGCCACGGGAGAGGGGCTTCTGCTGGAAGAATCCGCTCTCCCGCTCGCGGACGGGGGCGGAAAGCGTTCAGTCGTGGCAGGCGCTGCCGCGGCCCTGGAGTTCGCCTATTTCGGCGACGGCGCGTGGCGCGATGAGTGGGACGCGGCGCTCACGAAGAAGCTCCCTCAAATGGTGAGGGTGAGGCTTTCAGGAAATAGCGGCGCTCCGGTCTCATTCGAGACGGCGCTCATGGCCGGGAAAGGCAGCGGGGCAGGTGATTGA
- a CDS encoding type II secretion system protein, producing MKDKNGFTLIEVMASIAIMGAALGVLLALVAGGLRLAKEANGRTGLVLAASERFGSMFEGLMEEGVSEGVTGDGFAWRMEAYPYGAAVDGAPRLLKVVVTTTDLASGAEFRLISLKGLSGG from the coding sequence GTGAAGGATAAAAACGGTTTTACCCTTATAGAGGTCATGGCCTCCATTGCCATCATGGGGGCGGCCCTGGGCGTGCTCCTTGCGCTTGTAGCCGGCGGGCTCAGGCTCGCCAAGGAGGCGAACGGCCGGACAGGGCTTGTTCTCGCAGCCAGTGAGAGGTTCGGGTCCATGTTCGAGGGGCTTATGGAAGAAGGCGTCTCCGAAGGGGTCACGGGCGACGGGTTCGCCTGGAGGATGGAGGCCTATCCTTACGGCGCGGCTGTAGACGGCGCTCCCAGGCTGCTCAAGGTGGTCGTCACGACGACGGACCTCGCCTCCGGGGCCGAGTTCAGGCTCATTTCGTTAAAGGGCCTCTCTGGTGGATAA
- a CDS encoding prepilin-type N-terminal cleavage/methylation domain-containing protein, whose protein sequence is MAACRRPGGFTFLELLLVLVIIGVAAAFVAPSITPGLEGFRAKSAVRTLKAGLEDARIRAVRDRAVHYAVYTGGVLAIRDGIGTVKEVALPQGNGEVRGSEAAFFPAGTSSPAEFDVKYGEAAYRLVLDGSGRVRVEAAGE, encoded by the coding sequence ATGGCGGCCTGTAGAAGGCCAGGGGGCTTTACGTTCCTGGAACTCCTCCTTGTGCTGGTCATCATCGGGGTGGCGGCGGCATTTGTGGCGCCTTCCATTACCCCGGGGCTGGAAGGTTTCAGGGCCAAATCGGCCGTGCGTACGCTCAAGGCCGGGCTGGAAGACGCCCGGATAAGGGCCGTAAGGGACAGGGCAGTCCATTACGCGGTCTATACCGGCGGCGTACTCGCCATACGTGACGGAATAGGGACGGTGAAAGAGGTCGCGCTCCCTCAAGGGAACGGGGAGGTCAGGGGATCCGAGGCCGCGTTCTTTCCGGCAGGCACTTCAAGCCCCGCTGAGTTCGACGTGAAATACGGAGAGGCCGCATACAGGCTCGTACTAGACGGCTCGGGCCGAGTGAGGGTCGAGGCCGCAGGCGAGTGA
- the gspG gene encoding type II secretion system major pseudopilin GspG, with translation MRHAGKTAFVSSERAFTLVELMVVVVIIGLLAALVAPRFLGKVERSRIKAAEVQIELFGAALDQFRLDAGRYPTTVEGLAALRENPMNIERWRGPYLRKEIPKDPWGREFMYRSPGEREEYEIVSFGSDGAPGGEGDATDIVSWRSLDGGL, from the coding sequence ATGCGGCACGCCGGGAAAACGGCCTTTGTTTCGTCAGAGCGCGCCTTCACGCTCGTCGAACTCATGGTCGTGGTCGTTATCATCGGCCTCCTTGCGGCCCTTGTGGCCCCCAGGTTCCTCGGAAAAGTCGAGCGGTCGAGGATCAAGGCCGCAGAGGTCCAGATAGAGCTATTCGGGGCGGCCCTTGACCAGTTCCGCCTCGACGCGGGGAGATACCCGACGACGGTTGAAGGCCTGGCCGCGCTCCGGGAGAACCCGATGAATATAGAGCGCTGGCGGGGGCCATATCTGAGGAAGGAGATACCAAAAGACCCCTGGGGACGGGAGTTCATGTACAGGTCGCCGGGCGAGCGCGAGGAGTACGAAATAGTCTCCTTCGGCTCAGACGGCGCGCCAGGCGGCGAGGGAGACGCCACGGACATCGTAAGCTGGAGAAGCCTCGATGGCGGCCTGTAG
- a CDS encoding type II secretion system F family protein: METFSYKAVDRSGKEIRGRLKARDERDLADRLRSMGYYPSSASRAARTEKEPKGRSLFKRKAGCRRVASFTHQLASMLEAGIPLDKSLALLAELEEDASFTAVISDVLNGVRGGRPLADCLERNVEFPALYVNTARAGEAGGTLEDCLKRLGAYLEETERLKDEIRSALVYPLLLTTFGGGAVVFMLIFVVPRFAMIFEDLGGAAPLPAVALVAAGRFLSSWFWVLPLAFGLAWLGLERFRGSPDGRLWLDRRKLSLPILGPILGKAAAARFSRTLGMLLKSGVPIIEALGLSVRSTGNVAMEKDLAPVLEGVRKGRGVAAPVAETGSFPRLASHMLAVGEETGRLDEMLLKVASDYEHEIRTSVKRAVSTLEPAIILVMSLIVGSIVISMLLAVFSLNDIPL, from the coding sequence ATGGAGACATTCAGCTACAAGGCTGTAGACCGGTCCGGAAAGGAGATAAGGGGGAGGCTCAAGGCCAGGGACGAGCGGGACCTTGCCGATAGGCTCCGCTCAATGGGCTATTATCCTTCATCCGCGTCCAGGGCCGCCCGGACGGAAAAAGAGCCGAAAGGGAGGTCCCTTTTCAAGAGGAAGGCCGGCTGCAGGCGCGTAGCCTCGTTCACGCACCAGCTCGCGAGCATGCTCGAGGCCGGCATACCTCTGGATAAGTCGCTCGCGCTCCTTGCCGAGCTTGAGGAGGACGCCTCTTTCACGGCTGTCATAAGCGACGTACTCAATGGAGTCCGGGGCGGGAGGCCGCTGGCGGACTGCCTTGAGCGTAACGTGGAGTTCCCGGCACTTTATGTAAATACCGCCAGGGCAGGGGAGGCCGGCGGCACGCTAGAGGATTGCCTTAAGCGGCTCGGCGCGTATCTTGAGGAGACCGAGAGGCTGAAGGACGAGATACGGTCGGCGCTTGTATACCCCCTGCTCCTTACGACTTTCGGCGGCGGGGCCGTGGTCTTCATGCTCATCTTCGTCGTGCCGAGGTTCGCAATGATCTTCGAGGACCTCGGCGGGGCCGCGCCGCTTCCGGCTGTGGCGCTCGTTGCGGCAGGGCGTTTCCTCTCTTCGTGGTTCTGGGTCCTGCCGCTCGCGTTTGGGCTCGCATGGCTCGGGCTTGAGAGGTTCCGCGGCAGCCCGGATGGGCGGCTCTGGCTCGACCGCCGCAAGCTCTCCCTGCCGATACTCGGTCCGATACTTGGGAAGGCGGCTGCCGCGAGGTTTTCAAGGACGCTCGGGATGCTCCTTAAGTCCGGCGTGCCGATTATCGAGGCCCTCGGCCTCTCTGTCAGGTCTACGGGGAACGTGGCGATGGAAAAAGACCTTGCCCCGGTGCTCGAAGGGGTAAGGAAGGGAAGGGGAGTGGCGGCCCCGGTCGCGGAAACCGGCTCCTTCCCGAGGCTCGCCTCCCACATGCTCGCGGTCGGCGAGGAGACCGGTAGACTCGATGAGATGCTCCTTAAAGTAGCTTCGGACTACGAGCACGAGATAAGGACTTCGGTCAAGAGGGCAGTCTCTACGCTTGAGCCCGCCATAATACTCGTCATGTCCCTTATCGTCGGCTCGATCGTCATATCGATGCTCCTTGCGGTCTTCAGCCTTAACGACATCCCCCTTTAG
- a CDS encoding ATPase, T2SS/T4P/T4SS family encodes MCRERIGERLMRLSLITEEMLLAALDEGSRTGRMTGEALARLGFISADDFALQVAGSLGVRAVVEKDFPEGPVPLGRQPACAFLKENRVVPVAVEGGTLLVASARPQDPFPAEALKAFTGMEVELAFGAPGQILDFIERSYGSRGREMNELIGDLDEKETGQARRDRDEMEGLKEAALEAPVIELVNLVIARAVERRASDIHIEPFEGGLNIRYRVDGVLHLSETLPGRLHPVVSSRVKIMARLNIAERRLPQDGRIKHTASGREVDIRVSTVPTLYGESIVMRLLDPDPALALDGLGFPGQTRDAFSALAAQPHGMILVTGPTGSGKTTTLYAALSRMDTCSRKVITIEDPIEYKLEGVNQIQVKPGIGLTFANGLRSIVRQDPDIIMVGEIRDAETAEIAVHSALTGHLILSTMHTNDAAGAVARLLDMGIEGYLISSCLLGVLAQRLVRVICPACRESYAPSERELKLLIEARVPPERIAVLARGGGCAECGGTGYRGRTGIFELMAVTDRIRELTVERQGAAAIKRAAISEGMAPLRSDGWDKVISGITTVEEVERVTLQ; translated from the coding sequence ATGTGCCGCGAGAGGATCGGCGAGAGGCTCATGAGGCTCTCTCTCATCACGGAGGAGATGCTCCTGGCCGCGCTGGATGAAGGGTCGCGGACAGGACGCATGACCGGAGAGGCGCTCGCGCGGCTGGGTTTCATCTCGGCCGATGATTTCGCGCTTCAGGTAGCGGGCTCCCTGGGAGTGCGGGCGGTGGTGGAAAAGGATTTCCCGGAGGGGCCTGTCCCTTTAGGGCGGCAGCCTGCCTGCGCTTTCCTGAAAGAGAACCGCGTGGTCCCGGTGGCAGTCGAAGGCGGAACGCTTCTGGTCGCCTCGGCGCGCCCGCAGGACCCTTTCCCTGCCGAGGCCCTGAAGGCGTTTACCGGCATGGAGGTAGAGCTGGCTTTCGGGGCGCCGGGGCAGATACTCGATTTCATTGAAAGGAGTTACGGCAGCCGGGGCAGGGAAATGAACGAGCTGATCGGCGACCTCGACGAGAAGGAGACGGGCCAGGCCCGCAGGGACCGTGACGAAATGGAGGGGCTCAAGGAGGCCGCGCTCGAGGCCCCGGTAATAGAGCTCGTGAACCTCGTGATCGCGAGGGCGGTTGAGAGGCGCGCAAGCGACATCCACATAGAGCCGTTCGAGGGCGGGCTGAATATCAGGTACAGGGTCGACGGCGTCCTCCACCTCTCGGAGACCCTGCCCGGAAGGCTCCATCCGGTCGTCTCTTCGAGGGTCAAGATAATGGCCAGGCTCAATATAGCCGAGAGGAGGCTTCCCCAGGACGGCAGGATAAAGCACACGGCCTCGGGCAGGGAGGTCGACATAAGGGTCTCGACGGTGCCGACCCTCTACGGCGAGAGCATCGTAATGAGGCTCCTTGACCCGGACCCCGCGCTCGCGCTCGATGGCCTCGGCTTTCCCGGGCAAACAAGGGACGCCTTCTCCGCCCTCGCCGCCCAGCCGCACGGGATGATACTGGTCACCGGCCCGACCGGGAGCGGGAAAACGACCACGCTCTATGCGGCCCTCTCCAGGATGGACACCTGCAGCAGGAAGGTCATAACCATCGAGGACCCGATAGAGTACAAGCTCGAGGGAGTGAACCAGATACAGGTCAAGCCGGGCATAGGCCTGACCTTCGCGAACGGCCTCCGCTCAATCGTGAGGCAGGACCCTGACATAATAATGGTGGGCGAGATAAGGGACGCCGAGACGGCCGAAATAGCCGTCCATTCGGCCCTTACCGGGCACCTGATACTCTCGACCATGCACACGAACGACGCCGCCGGCGCGGTGGCAAGGCTCCTGGACATGGGCATCGAAGGGTATCTCATCTCCTCATGCCTCCTCGGCGTGCTCGCCCAGAGGCTCGTGCGGGTCATCTGCCCCGCCTGCAGGGAGAGCTATGCCCCGTCTGAGAGGGAACTCAAGCTCCTCATTGAAGCAAGGGTTCCTCCTGAACGCATCGCAGTCCTTGCGAGGGGCGGCGGCTGCGCGGAGTGCGGCGGGACCGGCTACAGGGGCCGGACCGGGATATTCGAGCTCATGGCCGTGACTGACAGGATCCGGGAGCTTACGGTAGAGCGGCAGGGGGCAGCGGCGATCAAGCGCGCCGCCATCTCGGAGGGCATGGCGCCATTGAGGTCCGACGGCTGGGACAAGGTCATCTCGGGAATTACCACGGTGGAAGAGGTGGAACGGGTTACCCTTCAGTAA
- a CDS encoding CehA/McbA family metallohydrolase, translated as MKIDIHNHAFTYESASGPEEVIEAAIAAGLDGIVFTEHNSYSASLRAEELKREYSGRITIFRGAEYDAAEGHLLLFGITDNGFMDLGMFAPASEVLTYLEPRGAVAIVAHPFRGAGPFKTDLSMVQGITAIEAFNGHNTAGENEKALRAAMSLGLPATGGSDSHGKEDVGRCYTEFLDIVTEDGLAAALKSGRYRGVCARP; from the coding sequence TTGAAGATAGACATTCATAACCATGCGTTCACCTATGAAAGCGCCTCCGGGCCGGAGGAGGTGATAGAGGCCGCGATAGCCGCCGGCCTCGACGGCATAGTTTTCACCGAGCACAATTCGTATTCGGCAAGCCTTAGGGCCGAGGAGCTGAAGCGCGAGTATTCGGGGAGGATTACGATATTCAGGGGCGCCGAATACGACGCCGCCGAAGGGCACCTTCTTCTTTTCGGCATAACAGACAACGGCTTCATGGACCTCGGCATGTTCGCGCCGGCCTCCGAGGTACTGACGTACCTTGAGCCCAGGGGGGCGGTCGCCATAGTCGCGCACCCTTTCAGGGGCGCGGGCCCTTTCAAAACAGACCTTTCAATGGTGCAAGGAATTACCGCAATAGAGGCGTTCAACGGCCACAACACCGCCGGTGAGAACGAGAAGGCCCTGCGCGCGGCCATGTCCCTGGGCTTGCCGGCCACGGGCGGGAGCGACTCTCACGGCAAGGAGGACGTGGGCAGGTGCTATACGGAATTCCTCGACATTGTAACGGAGGACGGCCTGGCCGCGGCCCTGAAGTCAGGGCGCTACAGGGGCGTATGCGCGAGGCCCTGA